One genomic window of Cannabis sativa cultivar Pink pepper isolate KNU-18-1 chromosome 2, ASM2916894v1, whole genome shotgun sequence includes the following:
- the LOC133034532 gene encoding uncharacterized protein LOC133034532, producing MIVARTMINNKSSANILFKSSLERMGLGTKDLETCERLIYRFTESGMAPAGLIKLPLKVRIAPKSVTIMALFVVLDIVSPYNALIGRPALYDLKAVTSIFHLLVQFPTKGGIGCLKGNQMVARECYNLSITTREKVAKSLKATTKLEEVPLDPKQPSRLVKIGKELSKDIRSALIQFLRENQDVFAWSHKDMEGISPTVISHTLNIDVENFKPVQQKRRLLDKERAKALKEKVEKLWNNNFIKEAYYPVWVLNPILVPKSNGTWRISMHPPDQEHTSFRTDVGLYFYKVMTFGLKNAGATYQRLVNRMFKEQIGRNMEVYVDDMLVKSKKA from the exons ATGATTGTAGCAAGAACAATGATCAATAACAAGTCGTCAGCCAATATCCTCTTCAAGTCTTCATTGGAAAGGATGGGCTTGGGAACGAAGGATTTGGAAACCTGTGAACGTCTCATCTATAGATTCACAGAAAGTGGTATGGCACCAGCTGGGCTCATTAAGTTACCATTGAAAGTGAGAATAGCCCCCAAGAGTGTCACTATCATGGCATTATTCGTGGTATTGGATATAGTATCACCCTACAATGCCTTAATTGGCCGCCCAGCCCTATATGACCTGAAAGCGGTCACTTCCATCTTTCACCTCCTCGTCCAATTTCCTACCAAAGGTGGAATTGGCTGCCTGAAGGGCAATCAAATGGTGGCACGAGAGTGTTATAACCTATCCATTACAACCAGGGAGAAAGTAGCCAAATCCCTCAAAGCTACAACAA AATTGGAGGAAGTACCATTAGACCCCAAACAACCTTCCAGATTAGTCAAGATCGGAAAAGAGCTTTCAAAGGACATAAGATCGGCATTGATCCAATTCTTAAGGGAAAACCAAGATGTCTTCGCCTGGTCACACAAAGACATGGAAGGAATAAGCCCCACCGTGATAAGTCACACTTTAAACATCGACGTCGAAAACTTCAAGCCAGTTCAACAAAAAAGAAGGTTACTCGACAAAGAGAGAGCCAAGGCACTAAAGGAAAAGGTAGAAAAACTCTGGAACAATAACTTCATCAAAGAGGCCTACtacccagtctgggtcttgaaCCCCATACTAGTTCCAAAGTCGAATGGCACATGGAGG ATAAGCATGCACCCACCtgatcaagaacatacaagctttCGAACAGACGTTGGCTTATATTTCTACAAAGTAATGACATTTGGCTTGAAAAATGCTGGAGCCACCTATCAAAGGTTGGTCAACCGAATGTTTAAAGAACAAATAGgaagaaacatggaggtatacgtcGATGACATGCTAGTCAAGTCTAAGAAGGCCTAA